A window from Candidatus Zixiibacteriota bacterium encodes these proteins:
- a CDS encoding sigma-54 dependent transcriptional regulator: protein MILIIDDDKAVCSSLSLLLKQAGFRSTAANNPEEALASAANDPPELFILDMNFSVATSGEEGLTLLREIKKTYPDQPVILITAWGSIPLAVEGMKSGAADFITKPWNNDHFLQTVKTALCLSRSAKEDASLARTRSQLDALYDFEKIVGVDKGLMAVLQTVGRVSATDAPVLIIGESGTGKELIAEAIHMNSSRRNGPLVRVNLGGIPASLFESEMFGHRKGAFTDAVRDRVGRFAMADGGTIFLDEISEMDMNSQVKLLRVLQDRSFEVLGTSQTKTVDFRLVCASNRDLRTLVGERRMREDLYYRINLITLTLPRLRERLDDIPLLVDYFVDNLKTIYRRPSLAVRPRALAWLKTLPWPGNIRELKNLTERTALVSNRDDLDIDDFKAQFCPAPSRGHADELPAVGAFTLDEMEESMILKALEFHGKNVSKVARSLGLSRAALYRRLEKYGISI, encoded by the coding sequence ATGATACTGATTATCGACGACGATAAGGCGGTCTGTTCCTCACTATCACTGCTTCTCAAACAGGCCGGCTTCAGATCGACGGCCGCCAACAACCCCGAGGAGGCGCTGGCCAGCGCCGCGAACGATCCGCCTGAGCTTTTCATTCTGGACATGAACTTCTCGGTTGCGACTTCGGGCGAGGAGGGGTTGACTCTGCTCCGCGAAATCAAGAAGACATATCCTGACCAGCCGGTCATACTGATTACCGCCTGGGGTTCGATCCCTCTGGCGGTGGAGGGGATGAAATCCGGCGCGGCCGATTTTATCACCAAACCCTGGAATAACGATCATTTTCTGCAGACGGTTAAAACGGCGCTTTGCCTATCGCGGTCGGCCAAAGAGGATGCCTCACTGGCCCGTACCCGTTCACAGCTTGACGCCCTCTATGATTTCGAGAAAATCGTCGGTGTGGACAAAGGACTGATGGCCGTTCTTCAAACGGTGGGGCGGGTCAGCGCCACCGATGCACCGGTGCTGATCATTGGCGAAAGCGGCACCGGCAAGGAACTGATTGCAGAGGCCATTCACATGAACAGCTCGCGCCGTAACGGCCCGCTGGTGCGGGTGAATCTCGGAGGAATCCCCGCTTCCCTGTTCGAAAGCGAAATGTTTGGACACCGCAAAGGGGCGTTCACCGACGCCGTCCGTGATCGCGTGGGCCGCTTTGCGATGGCCGACGGCGGAACCATTTTCCTCGATGAGATCAGCGAAATGGATATGAACAGCCAGGTGAAACTACTGCGAGTTCTCCAGGATCGCAGTTTCGAGGTGCTGGGCACCAGCCAGACAAAGACCGTTGATTTTCGACTGGTATGCGCTTCCAATCGGGACCTGAGAACTTTGGTCGGCGAACGGCGAATGCGGGAAGACCTCTACTATCGCATCAACCTGATTACCCTGACCCTGCCGCGGCTTCGCGAACGGCTCGACGATATTCCCCTTTTGGTCGATTATTTTGTCGATAATCTCAAAACCATTTATCGGCGGCCGTCGTTGGCCGTCCGACCTCGCGCCCTGGCCTGGCTGAAGACTCTTCCCTGGCCCGGCAATATCCGGGAACTGAAGAACCTGACCGAGCGTACGGCTCTCGTGTCCAACCGCGACGATCTGGACATTGATGATTTCAAGGCGCAGTTCTGTCCTGCGCCGTCACGAGGACACGCCGACGAACTACCGGCGGTCGGGGCCTTCACACTGGACGAAATGGAAGAGTCGATGATCCTCAAAGCGCTGGAATTCCATGGCAAGAATGTCAGCAAGGTCGCCCGTTCCTTGGGTCTGAGCCGCGCAGCACTCTATCGCCGTCTGGAAAAATACGGCATCTCGATATGA
- a CDS encoding FtsX-like permease family protein, whose protein sequence is MTLHILRLIWNRRKTNAMVMIEIFLSFLVLFALGSLTYFSLGNYLKPLGFVYDDVIVLNMNWNRADYDPREMIMQIDREIRSFEEVVQVSMASSNLPYARNYWGNALSFNNRQFNGGVFFVDDNFAATMGIAPVEGRWFGPEDNGARLKPVIINRKMADAMFGPEQALGKIVTEDHFDAKPGGDTARKIDEFVIVGIINDYRFDGEFSSTENRYFKRNVLTDSSSVEMVGGLIKVRPGVGAAFEEKLMNRLQAMAPGWTFRTGPLKDMRKTYLREMILSMGIFVVIAGFLIFNVALGLFGVLWYSINRRRGEIGLRCAVGADSHRISSQILRESLVMATLGIALGTFFAIQVPIAGVFEMVSAGTYLLAIVSAAVFLYLTVAACALYPSRLAAAIRPAEALRDE, encoded by the coding sequence ATGACTTTGCATATACTGCGACTGATTTGGAATCGCAGAAAGACCAACGCGATGGTCATGATCGAGATTTTTCTTTCGTTCCTCGTTCTCTTTGCGCTGGGCAGCTTGACGTACTTCTCCCTCGGCAATTACCTGAAGCCGCTGGGCTTTGTTTATGATGATGTTATTGTTCTGAATATGAATTGGAACCGGGCCGATTACGATCCCAGAGAAATGATTATGCAGATCGACCGGGAGATCCGTTCCTTCGAAGAGGTTGTGCAGGTCAGTATGGCCAGCTCAAATCTGCCGTACGCCCGCAACTACTGGGGCAACGCGCTGTCTTTCAACAACCGCCAATTCAATGGCGGCGTCTTCTTCGTCGACGACAATTTCGCCGCGACCATGGGAATCGCACCGGTGGAAGGGCGGTGGTTCGGTCCCGAGGATAACGGAGCCAGACTCAAACCGGTTATCATTAACCGGAAGATGGCCGATGCGATGTTCGGCCCAGAGCAGGCACTGGGCAAAATCGTTACGGAAGACCATTTCGACGCCAAGCCCGGCGGCGATACCGCCAGGAAGATCGACGAGTTCGTTATCGTCGGCATCATCAACGACTATCGTTTTGACGGCGAATTCTCGTCGACTGAAAACCGCTACTTCAAAAGAAATGTACTGACCGACTCCAGTTCGGTGGAAATGGTTGGAGGATTAATAAAAGTCCGGCCCGGAGTCGGCGCGGCCTTTGAAGAGAAGCTGATGAACCGCCTGCAAGCGATGGCTCCGGGGTGGACCTTCCGAACCGGTCCGCTTAAGGATATGCGGAAGACCTATCTCCGGGAAATGATATTGTCGATGGGGATCTTTGTCGTCATCGCCGGTTTTCTAATTTTCAATGTGGCGCTGGGGCTTTTCGGTGTGCTCTGGTACTCCATCAACCGCCGCCGAGGAGAAATCGGCCTGCGGTGCGCGGTTGGGGCCGATTCGCATCGGATTTCAAGCCAGATTTTGCGCGAGTCGTTAGTGATGGCAACGCTGGGAATCGCTCTGGGTACATTTTTCGCCATTCAAGTTCCGATTGCCGGGGTTTTCGAGATGGTCAGCGCCGGAACATACCTGCTGGCTATTGTCAGCGCCGCCGTTTTCCTGTATCTGACCGTCGCTGCCTGCGCGCTTTATCCGAGCCGCCTGGCGGCGGCGATTCGACCGGCGGAGGCATTGCGTGACGAATAA